TCCAAGGAACAGAAGTGAACCTGATTACCCAAACAAGCTATACCAAATATGCTGCAGCTTCTGTAATTTATTGCCTGGTATTGGTAGGCATTGCTATTGATTTGCTCATGATCTACCTCACCAGGGGGAGAAACCTGACCGGACGGATTGCTCGTATTGCCAAAAAAGTAAAGCAAGTCCAAAGCGTTATCAAAAAGATGGAAGATGCAGGTATTGAAATTGTACCACCGGCAATAGCCATCAATGGAGGGATCTATTACTACAAACAGGCCAATGGTAAAATGGCTGAAGTCTTTGAAGCCAACCTGAAAGCGAAACCTTTAGTGGCGGTAAACTTTAAGAAGGACTTTGACCTGTTGGAAATGCTCCATAAAAAAAATGATGTAAAGGGAGCAAAATTACCTGACGATAAAAAGACAAAGGAGAAACTGAAACGGAATTCCGAAAATAATAGTAAAATAGCGGATGCGTTTGAGGGAGAAGGAAAAACTTCCATTACCGGATCAATTACGGTCATAGGGGAAATTGCATTTGAACACAATGTAAAGTTTAACTTTCTGACCCAAAGCTACTCCATTATTGATATTTTAGGAAATGGAATCCAAACCGCAAAAGATGAAAGGCTGATTACCGAACAGATTTCTTTTGAAGCCAATATAGATGGGAAATTTGAAAAGGAATTTAAATTTGATCCTTTGCAGACTAAAATTGAAGGAAAAATGAACATCAAGCTAAAGGGAGCTGCAGGTGTGAAACTAAAATACGGAGTAAATGAAAAACAAGGGTTGTTTATTACACAAACCGTTTATTTCTCGGGTATTGAAGGAACCTATTTAGGGAGTTTAAAAGCCAAATCGCGTTGGGGCTTAATTGATGTAGCATATGAAACCAATAAGGGAAAACCAATGCCCTTTACCCTGATGGAGCCTTTTGAAGTTGAAATGTATACCGTGCAGCTATTCAATCAGCCGAAGAATAAAAAAGAATGACCTGTGAAAAAAATAAGTACGCTAACCCTGATCCTGAGCATTATAGCCTGTTCACCAAAAAAAGATGAAATGATTACCCAAAATCCAAATATTACAGCCACTAATTTGGCAGAGGAAATAGTCCGTGAAGTAAAACATTATCCGGAGGAAATAGTATACAAATTAACTTATGAGAATTATTATTGCTTTTTTGAGCTATTAGTGAATGATGTCCCGGTTTTTAAGGAATTCCAAAGTCCTGCTACAGGCTCAGCTATCGAAATTAATCAGGCGATTTTTAAAAGTGGTACTCAAAAGATTACTTACAGAATGTATCCCGTTGGTACGATAAAAGACCAGGACGAGGTATATTCTACATTACTGGATAGGACCTATTTAAAATTCACATTGAAATCCTATGATTTAAAAAAACCAAAAGAGAGTGATACGCAATATCAGGAATATAAAACACGCTCAATGACTGTTAAACCGAATGAGTATGAAACGATAGAAAAGTTTGATGGCGCTGGGCAGGTATATTATGAAGGAAATTTTACAATTGATGTAAAAGTACCGTATACTTTGGAAGAAAAGTTTAAGGACGCACAGGATTTGAGAAAGATGGATCCGAAAATTTTAGAGGCTAAATTACTGAATCACTACAAACAGGTAAAGAAGATATATGAAGAAAAAGAATATGACAACATTGCAAAATTATCCTATGATAAGCTTCGTAACGAATTTGTAAGTACCTATGATGATGATCAGCGAGAGATTGAGGAAGGTTGGAATGACTTTTTAGACGCTATAAAGCAACCTACATTACAAATGCAGCCGATAACGGATTATAAACTCCAGTTTTATGCTGAAGGGAAGTTGGTAGGGTTTGTGAATCAATCCGTCAATGGAAGGTATCAGGGAACATCAGCTCTTTGGGGGAAATTTGCAGGAGATTCAGGTCATTTTTTATCTTTTGAAATTAAAAGCCTTTATTATATTCCTAAGGGTGAAAATGAATTTAAAGAATATTAATTATGAAAAAAAATGCTATTTGGGTACTGTTCTTATTATTAAATTTAACAGCCTGTTCTCAGAAAAATGAAAATACGAAATCTAATGCGGAAAAAGGAAATGTAAAGGAACTGATTGAAGGGGAGCATCACGATAATCAAAACTATTATATTTTTAAGAAAAATCAAAAATTCGGAATTTGTGATGGAGTAGGTAATATTATTATTCCAGCACAGTTTGATGAATTTGGGCAAAGGAATGACAACTATTATGTCGAGCAAAAAAATGGGAATTATATTTTATATTGGTTGGATGTGAAAAATAAGAAATTAGTATCACTACCACAATTTGCAGATTTCCATTTCAATATCAGTGATAATATAGATGTTTTTACAGATGAAAATCAAAAATTTGGAGTATATAAAAACCGAAAAGAAGTTCTTCTGCCTTTTTCCTATTTTAAAATGAATAAGTTTGGAAATACCATTTTGGGACGTAAAGAGGGTTTAAAAGTAGTAGATGCCTTTGATACGAAACTCGTACCCAAAAGTGGAATCGATTTTTCAGATTTCAGATTACTTTCCGAAAAAGAACAGTTAGTTGCTGTAGAAAAAGAAGGAAAATGGGGAGTCGTAAATTATGATTTGAAACAGGTTGTACCTTACCGGTATTCAAATATAAACGAATTGCAATCGCATGGAGGTTATTTTATTGTCTCCCAAAAAGAAAATAATAAGAACCTTTTTGGAATCATTGATGTGAAAGGAAAAGTAATTGTAGCCCTGAATTATTGTGATATCGAAGAAGAAGGCACACGAATAAAATTCTGCAAAAATGATAAGTATAGTATAGTAGCTTTTGAAGAATTTATAAAATAAGGACACTAAAGTAGCCTACTTATTATGTAAAACCCACAGTATCAAACTTGTTGCTGTGGGTTTTGTCGTCACTTAATAAAAGCAATAATATTTCTGTTAGGATACGGACTGTCTTTTTAATCTTATTTTTTGGACCATCCATTGTGCAGCGGCCAATAGGAGTGCTAAGAAGAATAAGAGCATTCCCACCACCATGAAGGTGATTAAAAAGTAAGTATCGTGGATATTAATGTCAATCAGGTAATCTGTTGGATACAGATAGCCCCAAATGACCAGAAAGATGCTTGAGAATAGCAGTATGTAAATAATTTTTTTCATAATACAGTATAAACTGAAAATAAAGTGCCGACGAGAATGTGAATTGGCCCTATATTCTGGTTTTCATTTATAAGAGATCCAGTACTCTCTCATGTTCAAAATGGACTTCATCGTCCTCATTGTATTGTTTGTGCCAGTTAATGGAAAAACCGGTCAATTTGACCACCTAATTCCGGAGTAAATTGACCACCCGTTCCGGAGCAAACTGACCACCTAATTCCGGAGCAAATTGACCACCAAGTTTTGTGGTGAATTAAGTATTAAAAACTATTGATTTTTTCATGTTGTTAGAACCATACATTCGTTAAAAATTTACGGATTATGGCAAACAAAATAACAGACATGAGTAAAATTAGAAAAGTAATTAAATTCTATTGTAATGGAAAGAGTAAGTTATTTATAAGTAGCTACTTATCCCTTTCAAGAAATACGGTAAAGAAATATATTTCTTTATTTGAAGTTCTCGAATTAAGCTTTGAATTAATCGACCAAAAAACCGATGCAGAGCTGGAACTTTTATTCTCCCAGACTAGTGTAGAGGCCATTAGCCCGAGATTACAGACACTTTATGATTTTTTTCCTAAAATGGAACGTGAACTAAAAAAAGTTGGCGTTACCGTACAGCATATGTGGGAACAATATATTGCTGTAAATCCTGATGGTTATCGAACTTCACAATTTCATTATCATTACAATATATGGGGCAAACGAGTTAATCCGGTCATGCATATGAACCATAAGGCTGGTGATAAAATGTATGTTGATTATGCCGGAAAGACACTCTCAATTATTGATATAGATACTGGAGAAGTCAAAGAAGTACAATTTTTTGTAGCAATATTGGGCGCTAGCCAATACACGTATGCTGAAGCTTCCATGAGCCAGCAAAAGGAAAACTTTGTTGACTCGGTAGAAAATGCCATGCGCTTTTTTGAAGGCACTCCTGCCGCCATTGTTCCAGATAATTTAAAATCTGCCGTAATAAAAAGCAGTCGTTTTGAACCGACAATCAATGAAACCCTGGCTGATTTAGCAGAACATTACGAAACCACAATTTTACCTGCCAGAGCTTACAGGCCCAGAGACAAGTCACTAGTTGAAGGAGCTGTTAAGATATTATATCGAAGGATTTATGTAACCATAAAAGAAACTAAGTTCTTTTCTCTGGAAGAATTAAACCAGCAGATCTGGGATTTACTTGACTCTCACAATAACAGAAAACTGACAGGACGCCCTTATTCCCGCTTTGAATTATTTTTAGAAGACGAGAAAGAAAAACTGCGTCCACTCCCACAAGATCGTTTTGAAATTAAATACCAGTCTTTTGCAACAGTAATGCAAAACGGTCATGTTCAATTAAGCCAGGACAAAAACTATTACAGCGTTCCGTATCAATATGTAAAGAAGAAAGCCAAGCTGTTATATACCAAATCAACAGTAGAGATTTATTATAAATACAATCGAATAGCTGTACATCCAAGAAACTACAAACCTTATGTCTATACAACAACTCCTGAGCATTTAGCCAGTACACATCAATTTGTAGCCCAATGGAGTGCTGCCCGCTTCATTGAATGGGCTAATAATATTGATGAGTCAGTAGGAGAATATATAATGCAGATAATCGAAAGCAGAAATCATCCAGAACAGGCTTATAAAAGCTGTTTAGGAATACTGAATTTTGAAAAAAAGGTAGGCAGACAGCGATTAATAAATGCCTGCAGGCGGGCACTTGATTTTAAAATTTACAATTTTAAGACCATACAAAACATTTTAGAAAACAACTTGGATCATATTGATTTTGATCAAGAACCTGAGCAGGAACTTCCCGATCACAGTAACATAAGAGGAAAACACTATTATAACTAAATTAAATCTTGAAAAAATGAATGAATCCACAGTAACCAAAATGAAACAAATGAAGCTTTATGGCATGTTTAATGCTTTTAAAACAGCCATTGAAAGCGGGAAAACAGATCATTATACCCTTGACCAGTTTGTATCGATGATTATTGATGCAGAATGGGATGAAAGGTACAATCGTCGTATTGAACGAAGTATCACTAATGCCAAATTCCATTACAAATCAAATATTGAAAGTATCAATTTTGATGTATCACGTAACCTGGACCGAAACATGGTACTGCGTCTGGCAGAATGCGAATTTATAGAGAAAAACGAAAACATTTTAATCACTGGAAGCACCGGTGTCGGTAAAAGTTATTTAGGTACTGCATTAGGTTATCAAGCCTGTATACAGGGTTTTAAGGTAAGTTATTTTAATACCTCAAAATTGTTCGCTAGACTAAAAATGGCTAAAGCAGATGGTACTTATCTACGGGAACTTACCAAAATACAAAGACAGGATGTTATAATACTTGATGATTTTGGACTCCAGGCACTTGACAGCCATAACCGAATTACTCTTTTAGAGATCATAGAGGACAGGCATAATAACGGCTCTATAATCGTGACATCACAAATACCA
The Flavobacterium kingsejongi genome window above contains:
- a CDS encoding WG repeat-containing protein, producing the protein MKKNAIWVLFLLLNLTACSQKNENTKSNAEKGNVKELIEGEHHDNQNYYIFKKNQKFGICDGVGNIIIPAQFDEFGQRNDNYYVEQKNGNYILYWLDVKNKKLVSLPQFADFHFNISDNIDVFTDENQKFGVYKNRKEVLLPFSYFKMNKFGNTILGRKEGLKVVDAFDTKLVPKSGIDFSDFRLLSEKEQLVAVEKEGKWGVVNYDLKQVVPYRYSNINELQSHGGYFIVSQKENNKNLFGIIDVKGKVIVALNYCDIEEEGTRIKFCKNDKYSIVAFEEFIK
- the istA gene encoding IS21 family transposase, translated to MANKITDMSKIRKVIKFYCNGKSKLFISSYLSLSRNTVKKYISLFEVLELSFELIDQKTDAELELLFSQTSVEAISPRLQTLYDFFPKMERELKKVGVTVQHMWEQYIAVNPDGYRTSQFHYHYNIWGKRVNPVMHMNHKAGDKMYVDYAGKTLSIIDIDTGEVKEVQFFVAILGASQYTYAEASMSQQKENFVDSVENAMRFFEGTPAAIVPDNLKSAVIKSSRFEPTINETLADLAEHYETTILPARAYRPRDKSLVEGAVKILYRRIYVTIKETKFFSLEELNQQIWDLLDSHNNRKLTGRPYSRFELFLEDEKEKLRPLPQDRFEIKYQSFATVMQNGHVQLSQDKNYYSVPYQYVKKKAKLLYTKSTVEIYYKYNRIAVHPRNYKPYVYTTTPEHLASTHQFVAQWSAARFIEWANNIDESVGEYIMQIIESRNHPEQAYKSCLGILNFEKKVGRQRLINACRRALDFKIYNFKTIQNILENNLDHIDFDQEPEQELPDHSNIRGKHYYN
- the istB gene encoding IS21-like element helper ATPase IstB, with translation MNESTVTKMKQMKLYGMFNAFKTAIESGKTDHYTLDQFVSMIIDAEWDERYNRRIERSITNAKFHYKSNIESINFDVSRNLDRNMVLRLAECEFIEKNENILITGSTGVGKSYLGTALGYQACIQGFKVSYFNTSKLFARLKMAKADGTYLRELTKIQRQDVIILDDFGLQALDSHNRITLLEIIEDRHNNGSIIVTSQIPVQGWYDIIGEKTIADAILDRLIHQSHRLELHGESMRKKRGINKE